A single genomic interval of Helicoverpa zea isolate HzStark_Cry1AcR chromosome 19, ilHelZeax1.1, whole genome shotgun sequence harbors:
- the LOC124639791 gene encoding trichoplein keratin filament-binding protein-like — translation MSRPRPQWQLQALAAQRRDNELKRAEELKKVASYFEIHTTKSRHHEQWTTEDYYEKANKEAELLSQRKIRAAQLEERRKKLELMLFQENMQFQQELKKLAAQPKFYKNGSYLNKVPTSTLQEINQGIMAKEEQLMRHEAELRLHHAWRMRQPELRAASAYVANGKCKSAWMEQIVEKEVQKKKDEEETRKTLQERDEMLRRQIQIEEERLKEKEQQVKELRESLEGQIAELAEKETVVKRLRKQEEKEKLILDELQFISCEREREHKRLVAERDANIVNMGLHKYKLKRRVVSVMKEIELDLEMLEKLRRTVLKEREAQQDTCLSYKRVLDAALAELAEHRHRERQRQNTIEAMYDGEARQINDKQDKLWAKEREARALLMHDVVTTLKKQIEEKIEANRQKQRLNVLEREKILEQMESYHEEVRANERATQLTNSKYATVTALQSQLNSLRLQKQQLDATCAREAELREAASNERLLRNEIAKIHREGSTQAWT, via the exons ATGTCTCGTCCCCGCCCACAATGGCAGCTGCAAGCGTTAGCCGCTCAGCGCCGTGACAATGAGCTCAAACGTGCTGAAGAGTTGAAGAAGGTAGCCTCGTACTTTGAGATCCACACGACTAAGTCTAGGCATCATGAACAGTGGACCACTGAGGATTATTACGAGAAGGCTAATAAGGAAGCTGAGCTGTTGAGTCAGCGGAAGATAAGAGCTGC tcAATTGGAGGAGCGGCGTAAAAAACTGGAGCTAATGTTGTTCCAAGAAAACATGCAGTTTCAACAGGAACTTAAGAAGTTAGCCGCTCAaccaaagttttataaaaatgg GTCATACCTAAACAAGGTCCCCACCTCAACTCTCCAAGAGATCAACCAGGGCATCATGGCTAAGGAGGAGCAGTTGATGCGTCACGAGGCTGAGCTGCGGCTGCATCACGCGTGGAGAATGCGCCAGCCCGAGCTGCGGGCTGCTAGCGCTTATGTCGCTAATGGCAAGTGCAAGTCTGCGTG GATGGAACAAATAGTGGAGAAAGAAGTCCAGAAGAAGAAAGACGAGGAGGAGACGCGTAAGACTCTGCAGGAGAGAGACGAGATGCTGCGCAGACAGATACAGATCGAGGAGGAACGGCTTAAAGAGAAGGAGCAACAAGTtaaa GAGCTCCGTGAAAGCCTAGAGGGTCAGATAGCGGAACTCGCAGAAAAAGAGACAGTTGTCAAGCGCTTACGCAAACAAGAAGAGAAAGAGAAACTCATACTGGACGAGCTACAGTTCATATCGTGCGAAAGAGAAAGAGAGCACAAACGCCTTGTGGCAGAAAGAGATGCCAATATAGTGAATATGGGCTTACATAAGTATAAGTTGAAGAGAAGAGTGGTTTCTGTCATGAAGGAGATTGAACTGGATTTGGAAATGCTTGAGAAGTTGCGTAGGACGGTGCTTAAG GAACGTGAAGCCCAACAAGACACATGCTTGAGCTACAAGCGCGTGTTAGACGCGGCGCTGGCCGAGCTGGCCGAGCACCGCCACCGCGAGCGACAGCGCCAGAACACCATCGAAGCTATGTATGACGGAGAGGCACGACAGATCAATGACAAGCAGGATAAG CTGTGGGCCAAAGAACGAGAAGCCCGTGCTCTCCTCATGCACGACGTGGTGACCACTCTCAAGAAGCAGATAGAAGAGAAGATAGAAGCTAACAGACAGAAGCAGCGGCTCAACGTGCTGGAGCGAGAGAAGATTCTAGAACAAATGGAAAGCTACCACGAGGAAGTCAGGGCTAATGAACGGGCGACACAG CTGACAAACTCAAAATACGCGACAGTAACGGCCCTACAGTCTCAACTAAACAGCTTACGCCTACAAAAACAGCAGTTAGACGCGACTTGCGCAAGAGAGGCCGAGCTTAGAGAGGCGGCCTCTAACGAGAGGCTGCTCAGGAACGAGATCGCTAAGATACACAGAGAGGGCAGCACTCAGGCTTGGACATAG